A stretch of Ectothiorhodospiraceae bacterium BW-2 DNA encodes these proteins:
- a CDS encoding HAD-IIB family hydrolase has product MTLKLLATDLDRTLLPNGRWPADEGAIEQFNQLTCRHDLRLVYVTGRNLALTESAIAEYGIRYPDTLCGDVGTTIYHYHDGHWHEDSRWHSIIEQRSPRWSATDIAAQLSSLSELEPQPSEQCHRFKQSYYLPPTGREALVQQLRQRLSDRFDAVLIDSFDPVNDLALLDIQPASATKESALRFVATHYGVANQQVVYCGDSGNDLHPLSAGFCGVVVRNGDAQLRQALKQVQQEQPKLQLYFACGNYGAGSGYYTSGVIEGARHYRLI; this is encoded by the coding sequence ATGACGCTCAAACTTCTCGCAACCGATCTTGATCGCACCCTACTCCCGAATGGCCGCTGGCCAGCCGATGAGGGGGCGATTGAGCAGTTTAACCAGCTCACCTGCCGCCACGATCTACGGCTCGTCTATGTGACCGGTCGCAATTTAGCACTGACGGAGAGCGCCATTGCTGAGTATGGCATTCGCTATCCCGATACCCTCTGCGGCGATGTCGGCACCACGATTTACCACTATCACGACGGCCACTGGCACGAAGATAGCCGCTGGCATAGCATCATCGAACAGCGCTCCCCCCGCTGGAGTGCGACCGACATCGCCGCCCAACTAAGCTCACTCAGCGAGTTAGAGCCCCAACCGAGTGAACAGTGCCACCGCTTTAAACAGAGCTACTATCTGCCCCCTACGGGGCGTGAGGCGCTAGTACAGCAGCTACGACAGAGGCTATCAGATCGTTTTGATGCCGTGTTAATCGACAGTTTTGATCCGGTTAACGACCTCGCCCTGCTCGATATTCAGCCCGCTAGCGCCACCAAAGAGAGTGCGCTACGCTTCGTCGCCACCCACTATGGCGTAGCCAACCAGCAGGTGGTCTATTGTGGCGATAGTGGTAACGATCTCCACCCTTTGAGCGCCGGCTTTTGCGGTGTCGTGGTCCGAAACGGCGATGCGCAGCTACGGCAGGCACTCAAACAGGTGCAACAGGAGCAACCTAAGTTGCAGCTCTACTTCGCCTGCGGTAACTATGGCGCGGGTAGTGGCTACTATACGAGCGGGGTGATTGAGGGGGCACGCCACTACCGACTCATCTAA
- a CDS encoding octaprenyl diphosphate synthase, with protein MQIETVYQLIATEREAVDAEISRQLHSGVVLVNQIGRYIINSGGKRLRPMLILLVAKAWDYQGSAHHRLGAVIEFIHTATLLHDDVVDGSDLRRGNDTANRVWGNEAAVLVGDFLYSRAFQMMVSLQNMRVMEVLADTTNTIAEGEVQQLLNIHNADIDEESYLRVIRSKTAQLFAASAQLGAIICNRSAAEEQAMARFGMHLGTAFQIVDDALDYRGNAEELGKNLGDDLAEGKPTLPLIHILRHGTQSEKRLVREVIEQGDRNRIDAILEAIEANRAIDYTLEAARNEAELALQQLTLLPDNDLKSALITLTRYAVDRTY; from the coding sequence ATGCAGATTGAAACCGTCTATCAACTCATTGCCACCGAACGCGAGGCAGTGGATGCCGAAATTAGCCGTCAACTCCACTCCGGCGTCGTGCTAGTCAACCAGATTGGCCGCTACATTATCAACAGCGGTGGCAAGCGATTGCGGCCGATGCTGATCCTTCTGGTCGCCAAGGCTTGGGACTATCAAGGGAGCGCCCACCACCGCCTAGGAGCGGTAATCGAGTTTATCCATACCGCCACTCTGCTGCATGACGATGTGGTTGATGGCTCCGATCTGCGCCGGGGTAACGATACCGCCAATCGGGTCTGGGGCAATGAGGCGGCGGTGTTGGTGGGCGATTTTCTCTACTCACGGGCGTTTCAGATGATGGTATCGCTGCAAAATATGCGGGTGATGGAGGTTTTGGCCGATACCACCAATACCATCGCTGAAGGGGAGGTACAGCAGCTACTCAATATCCACAATGCCGATATCGACGAAGAGAGCTATCTTAGGGTCATTCGCTCTAAAACGGCACAACTCTTTGCCGCCTCGGCGCAACTTGGGGCGATTATCTGCAACCGCAGTGCCGCTGAGGAGCAGGCGATGGCCCGTTTTGGAATGCATCTTGGCACCGCCTTTCAAATTGTCGATGATGCGCTCGACTATCGCGGCAACGCCGAGGAGCTAGGAAAAAATCTGGGCGATGATCTGGCTGAGGGCAAACCGACTCTGCCATTAATCCATATTCTACGCCACGGCACCCAGAGCGAAAAGCGGCTGGTCAGAGAGGTTATCGAACAAGGCGATCGCAACCGCATTGACGCCATCCTAGAGGCGATTGAGGCCAATCGTGCCATCGACTACACCCTAGAGGCCGCACGCAACGAGGCCGAATTAGCCCTACAACAGCTCACCCTCCTGCCCGACAACGATCTTAAAAGTGCACTCATCACCCTAACTCGCTACGCTGTGGATCGCACCTATTAG
- a CDS encoding putative motility protein, producing the protein MDSTSGISTASLKMSAADTAQQVQMAMLSKGKDMIEQNGQSVMQLINSASQPAPQPVGSLGNNLNVYA; encoded by the coding sequence ATGGATAGCACATCAGGCATCTCAACTGCCTCATTAAAGATGAGCGCCGCCGACACTGCCCAACAGGTGCAGATGGCGATGTTAAGCAAAGGCAAGGATATGATTGAGCAAAATGGCCAGTCGGTCATGCAGCTCATTAACAGCGCATCCCAGCCCGCACCACAACCGGTAGGCAGTCTGGGCAACAACCTTAATGTTTACGCCTAG